The following proteins are encoded in a genomic region of Colletotrichum higginsianum IMI 349063 chromosome 9, whole genome shotgun sequence:
- a CDS encoding Vacuolar protein sorting-associated protein 29: MAFLILVIGDLHIPDRALDIPPKFKKLLAPGKIGQTLCLGNLTDKHTYEYLRTIAPDLKIVKGRFDVEATSLPLTQVVTHGSLRIGFLEGFTLVSNEPDLLLAEANKLDVDVLCWGGTHKFDAFEYMDKFFVNPGSATGAFTASWGKDGEEPVPSFCLMDVQGISLTLYVYQLRKDDKGNENVAVEKVTYTKPVEPSAAP; the protein is encoded by the exons ATGGCGTTCTTAATACTGGTCATCGGCGACTTGCACATCCCAGACCGCGCCCTCGATATCCCGCCCAAG TTCAAGAAGCTCCTCGCCCCGGGAAAGATCGGCCAGACCCTCTGCCTGGGCAACTTGACGGACAAGCACACGTACGAGTATCTTCGCACCATTGCCCCGGATCTCAAGATCGTCAAGGGCCgcttcgacgtcgaggccacCAGCCTGCCCCTGACCCAGGTCGTTACTCACGGCTCCCTGCGCATCGGCTTTCTCGAGGGCTTCACCCTAGTCTCAAACGAACCCGACCTGCTTCTTGCGGAGGCCAACAAGCttgacgtcgacgtcctctGCTGGGGCGGCACCCACAAGTTCGACGCCTTTGAATACATGGACAAGTTCTTCGTCAATCCCGGTAGTGCCACGGGTGCCTTTACCGCGAGTTGGGGTaaagacggcgaggagccTGTCCCGAGCTTCTGTTTGATGGAC GTACAAGGCATCTCCCTCACTCTATACGTTTATCAACTACGGAAAGACGACAAGGGAAACGAGAACGTGGCGGTGGAAAAGGTGACATACACGAAGCCCGTGGAGCCGTCTGCGGCGCCATGA
- a CDS encoding Alanine-glyoxylate aminotransferase, whose product MSSQPPHPTLLIPGPIEFDDAVLQAMSHYSESHVGPGFVNTFGEALSMLRQLFQTKDPQAQPFVISGSGTLGWDLVAANLVEAGEDVLVLATGYFSNGFTDCFKTYGGNVTELRAPVGSRPQLPEIEKALSEKKYKVLTVTHVDTSTAVLSELKELTALVKRVSPETLVIVDGVCSVGVEEIRFDEWKLDGVITASQKAIGVPAGLSISMFSGAAMKSFAQRKTPPASYFGSFKNWTPIMQNYEAKKPSYFATPSPQLIHALHTGLTQILAKPLSERFDKHKEVSDKVKKAVADLGLKQVAAKPEDQAHGMTAIYLPESVKAAELLPSLAKKGIVFAGGIHKEIAPKYIRFGHMGVSVTDPNRKDIDNAIKALQDSLFEVGYQKP is encoded by the exons ATGTCTTCCCAGCCACCTCACCCGACCCTCCTCATCCCGGGGCCCATCGAGTTCGATGATGCCGTCCTCCAGGCAATGAGCCACTACAG CGAGAGCCACGTCGGTCCCGGTTTCGTAAACACCTTTGGTGAGGCCCTATCGATGCTGCGCCAGCTCTTCCAGACCAAGGACCCTCAAGCGCAGCCGTTTGTCATTTCGGGCTCCGGCACCCTCGGCTgggacctcgtcgccgccaacctcgtcgaggctggcgaggatgtcctcgtcctggCCACCGGCTACTTCAGCAACGGCTTCACCGACTGCTTCAAGACCtacggcggcaacgtcacCGAGCTGAGGGCCCCTGTCGGCTCGCGCCCCCAGCTCCCCGAGATCGAGAAGGCCCTGTCCGAGAAGAAGTACAAGGTCCTGACCGTCACCCACGTCGACACGTCAACCGCCGTCCTGAGCGAACTCAAGGAGCTGACCGCCCTGGTCAAGCGAGTGTCTCCCGAGACCCtggtcatcgtcgacggcgtctgcagtgtcggcgtcgaggaaaTTCGGTTTGACGAATGGAAGCTAGACGGCGTCATCACGGCCAGCCAGAAGGCTATTGGCGTCCCCGCCGGTCTGTCGATATCCATGTTCAGCGGTGCCGCCATGAAGTCGTTTGCCCAGCGCAAGACGCCCCCAGCGTCGTACTTTGGATCCTTCAAGAACTGGACTCCTA TCATGCAAAACTATGAGGCGAAGAAGCCCTCCTACTTCGCGACGCCCTCTCCCCAGCTGATCCACGCCCTCCACACCGGCCTCACCCAAATCCTCGCCAAGCCCCTGTCTGAGCGATTCGACAAGCACAAGGAGGTATCCGACAAggtcaagaaggccgtcgcGGACCTGGGTCTCAAGCAGGTCGCCGCGAAGCCCGAGGACCAGGCCCACGGCATGACGGCTATCTATCTGCCCGAGagcgtcaaggccgccgagctgctgcccagcctggccaagaagggcatcgttttcgccggcggcatccaCAAGGAAATTGCACCCAAGTACATCCGTTTCGGACATATGGGTGTCAGTGTG ACGGACCCCAACCGGAAGGACATCGACAATGCCATCAAGGCCCTTCAAGATAGTCTTTTTGAGGTTGGCTACCAGAAGCCGTAG
- a CDS encoding Exportin produces MAITIPELDEIVRSFYEGRGEQQKQAQATLNQFKEDQDSWLLVDKILAEATYPQTKFLGLQVLDNVIMTRWKVLPRDQCQGIRNFVVQFIIQCSSSEETMKEQKTLLNKLNLVLISILKQEWPHNWPTFINEIITSCHSSLSICENNMVILRLLSEEVFDYSAEQMTSTKTRNLKTTMCAEFSQIFTLCQEVLNTADQPSLVKATLETLLRFCNWIPLGYIFETPLIDTLRTRFLPVPEFRNVALQCLTEIGGLQTGGPGQPNSYDEQLVKMFTEVLTTIATIIPISLDLKSTYPNSNSRDQEFIQNLALFLCNFFGMHLNLIENLPNRDFLTHGHYYLIRISQIDDREIFKITLDYWLKLVNELYDEMQQLPMTELNPLMGMAGGMSGAGAPNPSLLNNYPLRKHKYNEVLSNLRTVMIEKMVRPEEVLIVENDEGEIVREFVKESDTVQLYKTIRECLVYLTHLDVVDTENIMTEKLARQVDGTEWSWHNCNVLCWAIGSISLAMNEETEKRFLVTVIKDLLGLTEMKRGKDNKAVVASNIMYIVGQYPRFLKAHWKFLKTVVNKLFEFMHESHEGVQDMACDTFIKIARQCRRHFVALQPSEQEPFIEEIVRNMHKITCDLSPQQVHTFYEACGYMVAAQGNKHQQERLLSDLMAIPNAAWDEIIKQARVNPVILQDAETIKVIGNIMKTNVSACSSIGPYFYPQIGRIFLDMLQMYRATSELISEAVQKQGEIATKMPHVRGLRTIKKEILKLVETYVEKAEDLQSVRQQMVPPLLESILVDYNRNVPGARDAEVLKAMSAIITKLSTLMEDQVPNIMENVFECTLDMINKDFSEFPEHRVEFFNLLRAINLHCFPALLKLDNRQFKFVIDSCSWAFKHDNRDVEAAGLNMCLELINNIAEKTDVQTANAFFQQFFITILQDVFFVLTDNDHKAGFKTQSMVLMRMFYFVEPADGSAPKIQGPIYSPDQAAAGTSNKEFLANFVANLLRGAFPNLQPAQIQTFVEGLFTLNTQYDKFRLNLRDFLISLKEFAGDNAELFQVEKEQQERDAKAADLERRGKVGGLLKPSELEDDEL; encoded by the exons ATGGCTATCACAATCCcggagctggacgagatcGTCCGCTCCTTCTACGAGGGCCGTGGAGAACAG CAAAAGCAAGCGCAAGCTACACTCAACCAG TTCAAGGAAGACCAAGATTCGtggctcctcgtcgacaagatTCTCGCCGAAGCAACCTACCCCCAAACGAAGT TCTTGGGCCTGCAGGTGCTCGACAATGTCATCATGACGAGATGGAAGGTCCTTCCGAGAGACCAGTGTCAAG GTATCCGCAACTTCGTTGTGCAGTTCATCATCCAGTGCTCTAGCTCCGAAGAGACCATGAAGGAGCAGAAGACCCTGCTCAACAAGCTCAACCTCGTCCTGATTTCCATCCTGAAGCAGGAATGGCCGCACAACTGGCCCACGTTCATCAACGAGATCATCACGTCGTGCCATTCCAGCCTGTCCATCTGCGAGAATAACATGGTCATCCTGCGCCTGCTGTCTGAAGAGGTGTTCGACTACTCGGCCGAGCAGATGACGTCCACCAAGACCCGGAACCTGAAGACGACCATGTGCGCCGAGTTTTCCCAGATCTTCACCCTCTGCCAGGAGGTCCTGAACACCGCCGACCAGCCCAGCCTCGTCAAGGCCACTCTCGAGACATTACTGCGCTTCTGCAACTGGATCCCCCTCGGCTACATCTTCGAGACGCCCCTCATCGACACGCTGCGCACACGCTTCCTTCCCGTTCCCGAGTTCCGCAACGTCGCCCTGCAGTGCCTGACCGAGATTGGCGGTCTGCAGACTGGTGGACCTGGCCAGCCGAATTCCTACGACGAGCAGCTGGTCAAGATGTTCACCGAGGTCCTGACCACCATTGCGACCATCATCCCCATTAGCCTCGACCTTAAGTCGACATATCCCAACAGCAACTCGAGGGACCAGGAGTTCATCCAGAACTTGGCTCTGTTCTTATGCAATTTCTTTGGCATGCACTTGAAC CTCATCGAGAACTTGCCCAACAGGGACTTCCTCACCCACGGCCACTACTACCTAATCCGCATATCTCAGATCGACGACCGTGAAATCTTCAAGATCACCCTTGATTACTGGCTGAAGCTCGTCAACGAGCTCTACGACGAGATGCAGCAACTCCCCATGACCGAGCTCAACCCGTTGATGGGCATGGCGGGTGGCATGTCCGGAGCCGGCGCTCCTAACCCGTCGCTGCTCAACAACTACCCGCTGCGCAAGCACAAGTACAATGAGGTCCTGTCGAATCTCCGCACCGTCATGATAGAGAAGATGGTGCGCCCCGAGGAGGTCCTCATTGTCGAGAACGATGAGGGCGAGATTGTGCGCgagttcgtcaaggagagCGACACGGTGCAGCTCTACAAGACCATAAGAGAGTGCTTGGTGTACCTGACGCACTTGGATGTTGTCGACACCGAGAACATCATGACGGAGAAGCTTGCCCGCCAGGTCGACGGTACAGAATGGTCCTGGCACAACTGCAACGTGCTCTGCTGGGCCATCGGGTCCATTTCTCTGGCCATGAAtgaggagacggagaagagATTTCTCGTCACCGTTATTAAGGACCTTCTGGGCCTTACAGAAATGAAACGCGGCAAGGACAACAAGGCCGTTGTTGCCAGCAACATTATGTACATTGTTGGACAATACCCCCGGTTCCTTAAGGCCCACTGGAAGTTCCTCAAGACTGTTGTCAACAAGCTCTTTGAGTTCATGCACGAGTCGCACGAGG GTGTGCAGGACATGGCCTGCGATACCTTCATCAAGATTGCGAGGCAGTGCCGCCGCCACTTCGTCGCCCTGCAGCCCAGCGAGCAGGAGCCCTTCATCGAAGAGATCGTGCGCAACATGCACAAGATCACATGCGACTTGTCGCCCCAGCAGGTCCACACCTTTTACGAGGCCTGCGGTTACATGGTGGCTGCCCAGGGCAACAAGCATCAACAGGAACGGCTGTTGAGCGATTTAATGGCCATCCCTAATGCGGCTTGGGACGAGATCATTAAGCAGGCTCGTGTCAACCCCGTCATTCTCCAGGATGCCGAGACGATCAAGGTCATTGGCAACATCATGAAGACGAACgtctcggcctgctcgtccATCGGGCCGTATTTCTACCCCCAGATCGGCCGCATCTTCCTCGACATGCTGCAGATGTACCGTGCCACCAGCGAGCTGAtctccgaggccgtccagAAGCAAG GCGAGATTGCCACCAAAATGCCGCACGTCCGTGGACTGCGTACGATCAAGAAGGAGATCctcaagctcgtcgagaCGTACGTCGAAAAGGCCGAAGACCTGCAATCCGTGCGTCAGCAGATGGTGCCCCCCTTGCTGGAGTCGATTCTCGTCGATTACAACCGCAATGTGCCCGGTGCCCGTGACGCTGAAGTCCTCAAGGCCATGTctgccatcatcaccaagcTTTCCACCTTGATGGAAGACCAAGTGCCCAACATCATGGAGAACGTCTTCGAATGCACGCTGGACATGATCAACAAGGACTTTTCCGAGTTCCCCGAGCACCGTGTGGAGTTCTTCAACCTCCTGCGCGCGATCAATCTGCACTGCTTCCCTG CGCTGTTGAAACTGGACAACCGCCAGTTCAAGTTCGTCATCGACTCGTGCTCTTGGGCGTTCAAGCATGACAACCGTGACGTGGAGGCTGCGGGACTTAACATGTGTCTGGAGCTGATCAACAACATCgcggagaagacggacgTCCAGACGGCCAACGCCTTTTTCCAGCAGTTCTTCATCACCATTCTGCAGGATGTCTTTTTCGTGTTGACCGACAACGACCACAAAGCGGGCTTCAAGACGCAGTCCATGGTTCTGATGAGAATGTTCTACTTCGTCGAGCCCGCTGACGGGAGTGCGCCCAAGATCCAGGGTCCCATCTACAGCCCGGaccaggcggcggccggcacCTCGAACAAGGAGTTCCTCGCTAACTTTGTGGCCAACCTGCTTCGCGGGGCCTTCCCCAACCTGCAACC CGCTCAAATCCAGACATTTGTCGAGGGTCTGTTCACCCTCAACACTCAGTACGACAAGTTCCGTCTCAACCTGCGCGACTTCCTCATCTCGCTGAAGGAGTTTGCCGGCGACAACGCAGAGCTGTTCCAGGTTGAgaaggagcagcaggagcgggacgccaaggcggccgacctcgagcgccgcggcAAGGTCGGCGGTCTGCTGAAGCCGtcggagctcgaggacgacgagttGTGA
- a CDS encoding ATPase: MARISLRHGLDRDVYQIVKKLEEERDGEWAAKKDRGDGKRKKPKLTVTAVYEAIKKSNSSLSRQKRRPLEDAIERVLDFRKEEEAESEDSDDLLEQAEKAYKEEDRFLLNRQMTKHWNVAPAVPTAQGSEGKSTKKRRISPEPEVTNGAGHVSDGSAIASKSKSKNGDASETQTTVTKKAPKPSKYSPEQIPPGSVVLGGVRGIIEELQRYVFARTRKPEDFACFGEQPMGVLISGPPGTGKQSLVRSLSWRTRTPVISLGRYLAETRSPEKVSKIFTDVLDEAKKIAPCVVLFDHIDEYMTKSGNSHSEFDHEVISQLKLGLRRLREWEREGLRVVIVGTTSKLELVDPTLRRPDFFAQTITVKVPNTDAREEIFRALVRELDVPPEVDFKTLAVRTHGFVGDDIRAVIQVANRKASDRFMDVEQARARNTILPERMETSEAPWDRDLDDACLWYDYIEHPSYTEPTRIHVSQQDFVDAIAEHTPYMRREGFSSIPNTSWSEVGALHSVRAAFQVSIVRRIKEPLLFQKFGKQRPAGVLLFGPPGCGKTLVAKAVANDAQASFILIKGPELLNKYVGESERAIRELFTRAKSCAPCILFFDEMDSLVPKRENTTTEAGARVVNALLAELDGAGDRGEVYVIGTSNRPDMIDPAILRPGRLDKLLFVDLPTEDERVDILRTIVRNGIGGAGGDGAVDIEAIARDKRCAGFSGADLYGLYKNALDECVLRYEGGEPALTKDDWEAAMSKTKPSVPNPEAYRRLAAKLHHQT; the protein is encoded by the exons ATGGCCCGCATCAGCCTCCGTCACGGCCTCGACCGCGATGTATACCAGATCGTTAAGAAgctggaagaagagagagacggggAGTGGGCGGCCAAGAAGGACAGGGGTGAcggaaagagaaagaagccCAAGCTAACGGTGACGGCCGTTTACGAAGCCATCAAAAAGTCGAATTCAAGCCTCAGCCGGCAAAAGAGACGCCCGCTGGAGGACGCCATCGAGCGTGTATTAGACTTCcgcaaggaggaagaggccgagtCCGAGGACAGCGACGATTTGTTGGAGCAGGCCGAAAAGGCATATAAA GAGGAAGACCGCTTTTTGCTTAACAGGCAAATGACAAAGCACTGGAACGTTGCGCCAGCGGTGCCGACGGCCCAAGGGTCAGAGGGCAAGAGCACCAAGAAGCGCCGCATCTCACCAGAGCCCGAGGTCACGAACGGCGCAGGCCATGTCAGCGACGGCTCCGCCATCGCGTCCAAGTCCAAATCTAAGAACGGCGACGCCTCGGAGACCCAGACGACCGTCACGAAGAAGGCACCCAAGCCCAGCAAGTACAGCCCCGAGCAGATCCCGCCCGGCTCGGtcgtgctcggcggcgtgcGCGGCATCATCGAAGAGCTGCAGCGGTACGTGTTTGCGCGGACGCGCAAGCCCGAGGACTTTGCCTGCTTTGGCGAGCAGCCCATGGGTGTCCTCATCTCCGGCCCCCCGGGCACCGGCAAGCAGTCGCTCGTGCGATCGCTCTCgtggaggacgaggacgcccgTCATCTCCCTCGGGCGGTACCTGGCCGAGACACGGTCGCCCGAGAAGGTCAGCAAGATCTTCACCGACGTGCTGGacgaggcgaagaagatcGCGCCGTGCGTGGTCCTCTTTGACCACATCGACGAGTACATGACCAAGTCAGGCAACAGCCACAGCGAGTTCGACCACGAGGTCATATCGCAGTTGAAGCTCGGCCTACGACGTCTACGAGAGTGGGAGCGGGAGGGCCTGCGCGTGGTGATTGTGGGCACGACGAGCAAACTTGAGTTGGTCGATCCAACGCTGCGACGGCCAGACTTTTTCGCGCAGaccatcaccgtcaaggTGCCGAACACGGACGCGCGCGAGGAGATCTTCCGGGCCCTCGTGCGGGAGCTCGACGTCCCGCCCGAGGTTGACTTCAAGACGCTGGCGGTGCGCACGCACGGCTttgtcggcgacgacatcCGCGCCGTCATCCAGGTCGCTAACCGCAAGGCCAGCGACCGCTTCATGGATGTAGAACAGGCGCGCGCGAGGAACACCATCCTCCCGGAGAGGATGGAGACCTCCGAGGCACCCTGGGACCgcgatctcgacgacgcctgCCTCTGGTACGACTACATCGAGCACCCGTCGTACACGGAACCGACCCGGATCCACGTCAGCCAGCAGGACTttgtcgacgccatcgccgagcaCACGCCCTACATGCGCCGCGAGGGCTTCAGCTCGATCCCCAACACGTCGTGGTCCGAGGTCGGCGCGCTGCACTCGGTGCGCGCGGCGTTTCAGGTGTCCATCGTCCGGCGCATCAAGGAGCCGCTGCTGTTCCAGAAGTTCGGCAAGCAGAGGCCAGCCGGCGTGCTGCTGTTCGGCCCGCCCGGCTGCGGAAAGACGCTCGTCGCAAAGGccgtcgccaacgacgcGCAGGCCAGCTTCATCCTCATCAAGGGACCCGAGCTGCTCAACAAGTACGTGGGCGAGTCGGAGCGTGCCATCCGCGAGCTCTTTACCAGGGCCAAGTCCTGCGCGCCGTGCATCCTCTTCTTTGACGAGATGGACTCGCTGGTGCCCAAGAGAGAGAACACCAcgaccgaggccggcgcccgcGTCGTCAACGCACTGCTTGcggagctcgacggcgccggcgacaggGGCGAGGTCTACGTCATCGGCACCAGCAACAGGCCCGACATGATCGACCCGGCCATTCTGCGACCAGGCCGTCTAGACAAgctcctcttcgtcgaccTGCCTACGGAGGACGAGCGGGTAGACATTCTCCGTACGATCGTGCGCAACGGTATTGGTGGCGCtggaggcgacggcgccgtcgacatcgaggccatcgcccgGGACAAGCGGTGTGCGGGGTTCAGCGGCGCGGATCTTTACGGGCTGTACAAGAACGCGCTGGACGAGTGCGTGTTGCGGtacgagggcggcgagccgGCGTTGACGAAGGATGActgggaggcggcgatgagcaAGACGAAGCCCAGCGTGCCGAACCCGGAGGCATACAGGCGGTTGGCGGCCAAGCTGCACCACCAAACATGA
- a CDS encoding Cytochrome c: protein MAGGDAKKGANLFKTRCAQCHTVEKDGGNKIGPALHGLWGRKTGSVDGYSYTDANKKKGIEWNDQTLFEYLENPKKYIPGTKMAFGGLKKEKDRNDLIAYLKDSTK, encoded by the exons ATGGCTGGTG GTGACGCCAAGAAGGGTGCGAACCTTTTCAAGACCCGTTGTGCTCAGTGCCACaccgtcgagaaggacggcggcaacaagATCGGCCCTGCCCTGCACGGCCTCTGGGGCCGCAAGACCGGCTCCGTCGACGGCTACTCCTACACCGACgccaacaagaagaagggcattGAGTGGAACGACCAGACCCTCTTCGAGTACCTCGAGAACCCCAAGAAGTACATCCCCGGCACCAAGATGGCCTTCGGTGGcctcaagaaggagaaggaccGCAACGACCTCATTGC CTACCTCAAGGACTCCACCAAATAG
- a CDS encoding 3' exoribonuclease family protein has product MASAQQVMLSPAELAYLHSSLSLTPPIRPDGRKANQFRPLTAETGILPGTNGSARVCFSDGTEAIVGVKAEIEKTRVPPGAEANEETAEKRTEGQDGESKGSNDWLEMTVEIPGSRDDDAATVFLSNMLSEALLADGEFTKKLRINNRFHWKLYLDILLISPPLSYPLPLLSLTTHLALLATRLPRLKSEGDEDPMFDDDWEASTFLYPRDGSAPAAGARPPITLLVIAVGGNIIFDPAREELAVAESALAVSVAEEKTAASAGGMDVDGRELKLLSVRTVDPPSRLTAPGVLNSANPATGLAGTPSKAPPAPPAPPAGEDKVAEGVWRPPIGGTKLHVLEGMVSKVLEKGGIADEVLEGIAAVELA; this is encoded by the exons ATGGCGTCGGCACAGCAGGTTATGCTCTCTCCAGCAGAGCTCGCCTACCTCcactcctccctctccctcacGCCGCCCATCCGCCCGGATGGCCGCAAGGCGAACCAGTTCCGCCCCCTcacggccgagacgggcaTCCTCCCGGGCACCAACGGCAGCGCACGCGTGTGCTTCTCCGACGGCaccgaggccatcgtcggcgtcaaggCAGAGATCGAAAAGACCCGCGTCCCGCCTGGCGCAGAGGCGAACGAGGAGacggcggagaagaggaCAGAAGGCCAAGATGGAGAGTCCAAGGGCAGCAACGACTGGCTCGAGATGACGGTCGAGATCCCCGGCTccagagacgacgacgccgcgacCGTGTTCCTGTCCAACATGCTCAGCGAGGcgctgctcgccgacgggGAGTTCACCAAGAAGCTGCGGATTAACAATCGGTTCCACTGGAAGCTCTACCTAGAC ATCCTCCTAATCTCCCCGCCGCTGTCGTACCCCCTCCCGCTCCTCTCCCTCACAACGCACCTCGCCCTTCTGGCGACCCGCCTGCCGCGCCTCAAGtccgagggcgacgaagaccccatgttcgacgacgactgggAGGCCTCGACGTTCCTGTACCCGCGCGACGGCAGCGCACCCGCGGCGGGCGCGCGGCCGCCCATCACGCtgctcgtcatcgccgtcggcggcaacatCATTTTCGACCCGGcgcgcgaggagctcgccgtcgccgagtcGGCGCTCGCTGTTTCCGTGGcggaggagaagacggccgcGTCAGCGGGCGGCATGGACGTGGACGGACGCGAGCTGAAGCTGCTCTCCGTGCGGACGGTCGACCCGCCCTCGCGGCTGACGGCGCCCGGCGTGCTTAACTCGGCGAACCCCGCGACGGGCCTCGCCGGCACACCGTCaaaggcgccgccggcgccgccggcgccgccggccggcgaggacaagGTGGCCGAAGGCGTGTGGAGACCGCCCATAGGCGGCACCAAGCTGCACGTGCTCGAGGGGATGGTCTCCAAGGTGCTGGAGAAGGGAGGCATTGCGGACGAGGTGCTCGAGGGGATCGCCGCGGTGGAGCTGGCTTAG